The Bubalus bubalis isolate 160015118507 breed Murrah chromosome 8, NDDB_SH_1, whole genome shotgun sequence sequence aagAAACTTATTAAATGTCAGGCACTAAGCTAGATTtttgagataaaaagaaaaatgcaatctACAAGTAGCTTATagactactactgctgctgctaagtcacttcaattgtgtcagactctgtgcgaccccacagacggcagcccaccaggctccgccgtccctgggattctccaggcaagaccactggagtgggttgccatttccttctccaatgcatgaaagtgaaaagtgaaagggaagttgctcagtcgtgtccgactcttggcgaccccatggactgcagcctaccaggctcctccgtccatgggatttgccaggcaagagtactggagtaaggtgCCATCGCTACTGACGTTATAAAAAGCTTCACAGAGAAAGCAACAGATCTTGAGAGCTGAGTAAGAACTGCCTGGCAGAGAAAGCAAGGGTATTACAGGAAGGAGgaacagaaaatacaaagaaaccaaaaataaaatcacatggAATTCATATAACTGTCAACAGGCTTGCATTAGTGAAGCATAGTGTACAAAACAGGAAATGACAAGGTAAGATTGAGAAGATAACTGACAGCCAGATCTTAGGGGGCTTCCAAACGATGATAAGGGCTTTATCTTCTACACCACTGGTCCCCAAACCTGGCTGTACAGCAACATCATGCAGATAAAGGTAGCTAGATGGTTAACCAGCCAAGCATAAATTCTTAAACTCAGCCTTTGAGAAAACACCAAAcaggaaaccaaaataaaatatgatggaACTATACACAGCCAATTTAGTTATAAGACAACTGAAATAAGACAACAGGTCAGAGGAAAGAATTTTAGAACTAAGTGAAAGCAATAACAGAGAACTATTCTTTGTCTGACACTggcaaaagcaaaggaaacataAGGATAAGTTTTCTTTTAAGGTAAGAAAAAGCTAAATACATTTTGAGGTTAATTGAAAGATGATGATAAAATGGgagactaaaagaaaaacaaagaaataattaaagggaaaaaagttacagagaaaaacaaaagataagactctacacatggacatcaccagacagtcaacaccgaaatcagatcaATTATGttctttgcggccaaagatggagctctatacagtcaacaaaaacaagactgtgagctgactgtggctcagatcatgaactccttattgccagattcagacttaaattgaagaaagtcaggaaaaccactagtccattcaggtatgacctaaatcaaaccccttatgattataatacagtggaaatgacaaatagattcaagggactagatctgatagacagagtgcctgaagaactatggatggaggtttctgacactgtacaggagtcagtaatcaaaaccattcccaagaaaaagaaatgcaaaaaggcaaaacggttgtgtgaggaggccttacaaatagctgagaaaagaagagaagtgaaaggcaaaggagaaaaggaaagatatacccatttgaatgcagagttccaagaatagcaaggagagataagaaagtgttcctcagcaatcaatgcaaagaaacagaggaaaacaatagaatgggaaagactagagatctcttcaagaaaattagagatactaagggaacatttcatgtaaagatgggctcaataaaggacagaaatggtatggacctaatagaagcagaaggtattaagaagaggtagcaagaatacacagaagaactatacaaaaaagatcttcacgacccagataatcacgatggtgtgaccactcacctagagccagacatcctggaatgtgaagtcaagtgggccttagaaagcatcactacgaacaaagctagtggaggtgatggaattccagttgagctattccaaatcctgaaagatgatgctgtgaaagtgctgcactcaatatgccagcaaatttggaaaactcagcagtggccgcaggactggaaaaggtcagttatcattccaatcccaaagaaaggcaataccaaagaatgctcaaactaccgcacaattgcactcatctcacacgccagtaaagagatgctcaaaattctccaagccaggcttccacaatgcatgaaccgtgaacttccaactgctcaacctggttttagaaaaggcagaggaaccagagatcaaattgccaaatccattggatcatcaaaaaagcaagagagtttcagaaaaacatctacttctgctttattgactatgccaaagtctttgactgtgtggatcacaataaactgtggaaaattctgaaagagatgggaatgccagaccacctggcctgcctcctgagaaatctgtatgcaggtcaagaagcaatagttagaactggatatggaacaacagactggttccaaataggaaaaggagtatgtcaaggctgtatattgtcaccctgcttatttaacttatatgcagagtatatcatgagaaacgctgggctggatgaagcacagctggaatcaagactgctgggagaaataacaataacctcagatatgacaccacccttatagcagaaagcgaagaagaactaaagagcctcttgatgaaagtgaaagaggagagtgaaaaagttggcttaaaagtcaacattcagaaaactaagatcatggcatctggccccatcacttcatggcaaatagatggggaaacaatggaaaaagtgacttatttttttttggctccaaaatcactgcagatgatgactgtagccatgaaattaaaagatgcttgctccttgaaagaaaagctatgaccaacttagacagcatattaaaaagcagagacatttctttactaacaaagctctgtctagtcaaaactatggtttttccagtagtcatgtacagatgtgagagttggaccataaagaaagctgagtgccaagaactgatgcttttgaactgtggtgttgaagaagactcttgagaatcccttggactgcaagaagatccaaccagtccattctaaaggaaatcagtcctgaatactcattggaaggactgatgttgaagctgaaactctaatactttggccacctgatgcaaagaactgactcattggaaaagaccctgatgatgggaaagactgaaagcgggaagagaaggggagacagaggatgagatggttggatgacatcaccaactcaatgaacctgagtttgagtaaattccgggagttcgtgattgacagggaggcctgaggtgctgcaggccatggggtcgcaaagagtcagacacaactgagcaactgaactgaactgaactgaaggttatggagaaggaaaggcagagaCAGAGTAGAATACACAGATGAAGAGGTTcacctcatgaaaaaaaaaaagtgaaatttcttATTTAGAGATGGGAGAAAATGCATCAGCCAATTTTCCTTAAGGAGGATTGAAAAGAAATGTTAATATCTCCCTTAGATACATAAAATCTGCAAACTACTTCCAGATCTGCCAAGATAAGAACAGAAGTTCCAAATCAAATTGCACTGTTTTGCCATATACCTgcagaaaatataagaatttcCTCTGGACTACAGAGGTTGGTgatttaataataagaaaacttTATTAGAGCCACTTACTACATGCATGTAAATTACTTTGGGGATTTATGGACATTACTTTGGATAATAACAAAAGTCCATGAAGTAACTGCTAGTGTGGAAATTTACTAAGAATGCAATATAGTTTGTTATAAAAGAAGTGGCAGCAGTCTATTGTGTGCCTGTCTAGGGTCTATGATTCCGAAGCTGTAAAATGCTTCTATTAGTCTACCTGGGCTGCCATAACGAAATACCATACATAGACTGGATGGCTCCAAtgagaaaaatttattttctcacaattctggagactGGAGTCCAAGGCCAAGGTACAACAGAGCCAGCTTCTGGTgggagctctcttcctggcttataCACATtgaccttcttgctgtgtccttacatggaaaagaatgccaactctctggtgtctcttcttcaAACAAGaactctctggtgtctcttcttataaggacattaatCCTATTGGATCAGGTACCACTCTTATGCTCTCATTAATTTTAATTACTCCTCACTGGAGGTTGGGGCTTCAAAATATGAATCTGGGAggacacattcagtccataacaatgcTCAATATAATTTCTGGCAGTTAAGAAACTAACttggtcctctttttttttttttttttggtaacgaagcactttttaaaatagctaGTCCTGACAGGTGTTAAAACAACAtacattttttcagttttactttcaTTCTTCTCTACTCTAAaactagaaaaattaaataaagattgATGTATCGATAGATAAGAGGTAAAAGATCAATAAAGGACTCGACAGGTAACAGAGGTAAAATAAAGTTATAATGTTAATGTAAGGAAGGGACTTGATCTTATTCTTTCAATGCTGTGTTTAGTAGTGCTTGTGATATAAAAAGTATTCAGGTAGACAGGAGTCTGAAGAATGAAAGggagaaacaatggaagaaaTACATGAATGAAAGGAGAATAGAAATGAGAGAGGTAAGTATACAGAATATGCAAAAACTAATCAAGTTAATTTGCTTTGTTAAATGTTGCACTGCATACCAAAAATCCTAGAAAAACAAACCAAGTTAGCTACTTACCGCTTTAACCATACTCAGCTTCTCATTTGTAATCTGTTCTGTATATTTTCTATACGCTGCATTTTTAGGGATGTGTCCAAGAACATCAAGAATTTTTGTATACAATATTTTTAGCCTCTGAAAAGACAACATACATATTTCCAGTTTAAAATATCACCAAAGATTTAAaagtttcacacatgatatttaaaaaaaaaattcacatctgtttttaaagaaagcatttaatTATTCCTTGCTGCAATTTCTTCTTGTTTATGCTTATCTACCCCCTTTTGCTGCTGccactcagtcactcaggtgtgtccaactccttgtgaccctttggactgtagcccacaggctgctgagtccatgggatttcccaagtaagaatactggggtgggttgccatttactcctccaggggatcttccccatccagggatcaaaccctggtctcctgcattggcaggtggattctttatcactgagccacaggaaagtTAATTTAGCAGATTCGAATTCACAACAGTACATTAATAGTAagtataatgtttgctgtgggtttgtcatatatagcttttattatgttgagttatgttccttctgttcctgctttctggagagtttttatcataaatggatgttgaattttgtcaaaggctttctctgcatctattgagattatcctcaatggtgaaaaattgaaagcatttcctctaaagtcaggaacaagacaagggtgcccactttcaccattactattcaacatagttttggaagttttggccacagcaatcagagcagaaaaagaaataaaaggaatccaaattggaaaagaagaagtaaagctctcactgtttgcagatgacatgatcctctacatagaaaaccctaaagactccaccagaaaattactagaactaatcaatgactatagtaaagttgcaggatataaaatcaacacacagaaatcccttccattcctatacactaataatgagaaaacagaaagaaattaaggaaacaattccattcaccattgcaatggaaagaataaaatacttaggaatatatctacctaaagaaactaaagacctatatatagaaaactataaaacactggtgaaagaaatcaaagaggacactaacagatggagaaatataccatgttcatggattggaagaatcaatatagtgaaaatgagtatactacccaaagcaatctatagattcaatgcaattcctatcaagctaccaacagcattcttcgcagagctagaacaaataacttcacaatttgtatggaaatacaaaaaacctcgaatagccaaagtgatcttgagaaagaagaacggaactggaggaatcaacctacctgacttcaggctctactacaaagccacagttatcaagacagtatggtactggcacaaagacagaaatatagatcaatggaacaaatagaaagcccagagataaatccacgcacatatggacaccttatctttgacaaaggaggcaagaatagacaatggattaaagacaatctctttaacaagtggtgctgggaaatctggtcaaccacttgtaaaagaatgaaactagaacactttctaacaccatacacaaaaataaactcaaaatggattaaagatctaaacgtaagaccagaaactataaaactcctagaggagaacataggcaaaacactctccgacatacatcacagcaggatcctctatgacccacctcccagaatattggaaataaaagcaaaaataaacaaatgggacctaattaaccttaaaagcttctgcacatcaaaggaaactattagcaaggtgaaaagacagccttcagaatgggagaagataatagcaaatgaagcaactgacaaacaactaatctcgagaatatacaagcaactcctacagctcaactccagaaaaataaatgacccaatcaaaaaatgggccaaagaactaaatagacatttctccaaagaagacatacagatggctaacaaacacatgaaaagatgctcaacatcactcattatcagagaaatgcaaatcaaaaccactatgaggtaccatttcacaccagtcagaatggctgcgatccaaaagtctacaagtaataaatgctggagagggtgtggagaaaagggaaccctcttacactgttggtgggaatgcaaactagtacagccactatggagaacagtgtggagattccttaaaaaactggaaatagaactgccttatgatccagcaatcccactgctgggcatacacactgaggaaaccagaagggaaagagacacgtgtaccccaatgttcatcgcagcactgttaataatagccaggacatggaagcaacctagatgcccatcagcagatgaatggataagaaagctatggtacatatacacaatggagtattactcagccattaaaaagaacacatttgaatcagttctaatgaggtggatgaaactggagcctattatacagagtgaagtaagccagaaagaaaaacaccaatacagtatactaacgcatatatatggaattttgaaagatggtaacaataacccagtgtacgagacagcaaaagagacactgatgtatagaacagtcttatggactctgtgagagagggagagggtgggaagatttgggagaatggcattgaaacatgtaaaatatcatgtatgaaacgagttgccagtccaggttcaacgcacgatactggatgcttggggctggtgcactgggacgacccagagggatggaatggggagggaggagggaggagggttcgggatggggaacacatgtatacctgtggcggattcattttgatatttggcaaaactaatacaattatgtaaagtttaaaaataaaataaaatttaaaaaaaatagtaagtatAATCATAAACATACCAAGTaatgaaaaatttttctttattatttctttgtatttgaaatttgttttagtTTAATTGTGTAACACCATAGGTGAAATACCtaatttcattcatatatattcaccatatatatgaataaacaaaaccaaCCTTGAGGGCCTCTAagaatcatttttattaaaaagtactCTGCATATTTAGACTTTATACTTGACTATGATGTTCCATAATAGAGAGTATTTTACTATACTAATATAGAGCTTGTCAGATAACATACAATCTgaattgtgtgtggggggggtggtttagcctcattttttaatttaagggtATGACAATACAAGGTCTTGTAAGAGACTTAGGTTCTAAAATGGGGGTGTTAATATCATCAATTTCAAAGGATACTGTATAACTTAGAGCAGTACCTGGCACACATTAAGTTTCAATAAATAACAGCATTATTATTCTATTGGGGAAAGAGAGTCCATTAGCAGATATCAGAGGTTTCCTAGAAAAGGCAGCAAATGAGACAGACATGGAGGGATGGCAGAACTGAGACACTTGAAGATGTTAGAAAAGGCAATCTTACACACAACATACATACAGAAGactgaatggcagaaaatataGGGAGCATTAAGTAATTAGTACATAGTTCTACTTCCCTACAACTGTGTTGTCCAATATAGCACCCACTAACTAAATTTGGCcattaagcacttgaaatgtgacgaTTCTGAACTAATATGTGCTGTTAACTACACACTAGATTTTGAACATTTAGTATGAAAAGAAgactataaatattaattttttatattgattatatattaaaatgggcttccgtggtggcttatacagtaaagaatctgcctgcaaagctggagacccaggtctgatccctgggtggggaagattccctggagaaggaagtggctacccactccagtattctggcctggagaattccatggacagaggagcctgacaggtccTGGGTggcataaagagttggacatgactgtgcaaataacacacacacacacatattgaaatggtaatattttgatatgttggttaaaatatatatatatatattaatcctttctttattaaaaaagtaaTTCCTAGAAAATTTTGAACTATTAATACAAACATAGTTTACATTTATGACTCGCATTATATTTTCATTGGACAGCATGAGGCTAGAGTTTAGTACACATAGGAAAATGCTTAGGAGATAAGgttagagaaaaagcaaatcagGTTGTATGTGGGTTCTGCATGTCCAAGAAAGCTTTACTCTGGGGCTTTATTCTGTGGGCAATTAAAAGATTTATGGAAATTCTGATTAGATGTGTGCCTCAGAAAAATTAATATGGCACTAGtgagttaaaataaaatgataaaagagcAACAGAGAAGACCAGTAACAAAGTTGTTGCAATTCTCTAAACAAGAACAAGGGACTAAACTGTAGTAATGAcagcaggaagaggaaaaaaagaggagagaaatggcGTGATTATGGAGGGAGGAAAAAGATCAagggaggttttttgttttttatggaaGCATGACAATATTAGCGGGAAAGTCCCACTAGAAGGGAAAACTGATGACAAAAGGGTGCAACTCCTAGAGAGCTATCTTAGGTAATCGAAAGTGTATAGAATCTAAGGCACTTAAAAAAAGTGAGGCAGGGGAGAAAGGTGGGAAAATGGGGAGAACACTCACAGAAGTACAAGTGACAACACGAGAATGCAACGgaaaaaatcaacaagaaaagtGATTTGAGAACGAGACCAtggcaacaaaaacaataaaaagtggCACCAAATCAACGACGTACTAAATACCGCTGTCTTAAAGAGTTCATGCCGACTTGAAATCCGGAGCCGGAAACATCCGTATTCCGTTAACCACTCAAAAAACAAGGTCGCGGGGCTCTAGGCTTCCTTGGAaattcaggaaggaaggaaagaggtacATACCTCATGTGGAGTTTCACAAACAGCCAGTCCCACCAGGCCAGTGGTCTGTTCAAAAACCAAACAAGATTCAAGCTGTTAACTACAATTCCGAGGGTTCCCACGCTAAGAAAAGCAAAACCATTACTGTCTTGGCTAAAACTGGCCTAAAACCAGCTACCGGTGTCTCAGAACCTCTGGTTCGGAGTTTTTTCCTGCCTCTCCAATCGAGGCCGCTAAACTGGTCACCCCTAGGGGCACAGCAAAATGAGTCTCCAAGAAGTATCGCTAGCCCGCACCAGTTCAGGCCACCACCCGCGGACTGACTCCATTCCCGCAGTCTAAACTCCAGCAGTGACCTCCACCCGTCTCACCTTCTTCAGGAAGCCCGCCATGACAGCGCCGAGAAGCCGGGACGCGCAGCCCTCTGGGAACCTCTCTCAGACCCGCTCAATCCACCGCCGAGGCCGCCGCTCCGTCACCTTGGAAACAGCTTGGCCCCGCCCGCTGAGGCTTTGCCGGGGAGCAAAAGGCGTTGCACCGCCCACTCCTATGAGGAAAACTGATGCCTGAGCAAGGAGTGCACAAGTCTCTCAATCAAGCACAATCAGGGAAAGAGTTCTCTTAGATGTCTCTTGTCTCAGTTCCTGTACCTTTACAAAGATCTATTGAACATCcattgtgtgttagtttctgggaCAGAATTTGTACGACAGGATCTCACATCCCGGAATTCACAGAACAATGACCGAAACACGCGTTAATAAGTAATGGGGTAAGTgttccaaatggggaaacagtggaaacagtgtcagactttatttttctgggctccaaaatcactacagatggtgactgcagccatgaaattaaaagacgcttactccttggaaggaaagttatgaccaacctagatagcatattcaaaagcagagacattactttgccaa is a genomic window containing:
- the NDUFA5 gene encoding NADH dehydrogenase [ubiquinone] 1 alpha subcomplex subunit 5 isoform X1 is translated as MAGFLKKTTGLVGLAVCETPHERLKILYTKILDVLGHIPKNAAYRKYTEQITNEKLSMVKAEPDVKKLEERLQGGQIEEVILQAENELSLARKMIQWKPWEPLVEEPPASQWKWPI